DNA sequence from the Salmo trutta chromosome 28, fSalTru1.1, whole genome shotgun sequence genome:
gctgatgtttaggccaaggtatgtatagttttttgtgtgctcaagggcaacagtgtctagatggaatttgtatttgtggtcctggcgactggacctttttttggaacaccattattttggccttactgagatttactgtcagggcccaggtctgagagaatctgtgcagaatatctaggtgctgctgtaggccctccttggttggtgacagaagcaccagatcatcagcaaacagtagacatttgacttcagattctagtagggtgaggccgggttcTGCAGGtttttctagtgccctcgccaattcgttgataaatatgttgaagagggtggaggttaagctgcatccctgtctcaccccatggccctgtgggaagaaatgtttgttttttactattttaaccgcacaccaCTTTCCGTCaattgtatagcagaccctcaagccaaattgagtcaaaggcttttttgaaatcaacaaagtatGAGAaggctttgcctttgttttggtttgtttgtttgtcaattagggtgtgcagggtgaatacgtgttCTGTCGTATGATAATTTGGTTAAAAGCCAATTTgccatttgctcagtacattgttttcactgaggaaatgtacgagtctgctgttaatgataatgcagaggattttcccaaggttgctgttgatgcatatcccacagtagttattggggtcaaatttgtctccacttttgtggattggggtgatcagtccttggttccaaatattggggaaggtGCCAGAGCTatggatgatgttaaagagttttagtatagcccattggaatttgttgtctgtatatttgataatttcattgaggacaccatcaacaccacagtccTTTTTGGGttgaagggtttttattttggCCTGTAGCTCATTCAAgataattggagaatccagtggcttctggtagtctttaatagttgattctaagatttgtatttgatcatgtgtatgtttttgctgttagttctttgttatagagacaaaaagattggagaagtggtttacccatacatctccattttggatagataattcttcgtgttgttgtttgtttagtgttttccaattttaccagaagtggttagagtctatggattcttcaattacattgagctgatttctgacgtgctgttccttctttttcatattgtatttctgtattgttttagtgattcaccatagtgaaggcgtagactcaggttttccgggtctctatgtttttggttggacaggtttctcaatttgtttcttagatttttgcattcttcaccaaaccatttgtcattgttgttcattttcttcggttatctatttgagatttttagatttgatagggaagctgagaggtcaaatatattgTTAAGATTTTATACTgtcaagtttacaccttcactactacagtggaacgttttgtccaggaagttgtctaaaaggaaTTTAATTTGTTGTTGCTTAACTGTTGTTTGGTAAGTTTCCAAACTACATTCCTTcgatctatagcatttcttaatattactcagttcctttggctttgatgcctcatgattgagtatggCTCTGTTCAAGTTGACTGCAGCTGTGTTCTGATAGCCCACTGACActcctagctctctctctctctctctctgtctctcgctgtctctctctgaatctctctctgtatctaccctCTTCCCATAAACACATACATAATCCTAACAGAGTGGAAAATACCTGAGTCATGAtctttacacacacactgcacatgcTCAGGTTAATACAGTAGAGCCAAaagaaagtacacacacacaatccctggGTATCTGCCATGGCCACAGTCCTCATTTCACCCCTGTATAGATTACGCTGTGTAACACACTGATGCCCCCTCCCTCCTATCCAGCTTCATCTCACTCCCTTTGCCCTTTGCCCCTGCAGGAAAGCAGCTTGTCAGCTCCTGAACCTCCACCCCACTGACAGGGCTCATGCACAACACTGTTGCAGGGTCCATGGAGCTTTACACACTTTTCTACTAAGTGTGTGCCAGCAGCACCTTCCAAGTCTACAATGCTCATACACAAGCAGACTTCTAGCTAGTTGGTCATTTGAGTAATGGCTAGTAATTCCTCTTCATTTGACCACGTCAGGCCCACGGAAGGACCCATTGAGTGACCCTGATGAATGACACTCAGTGGAGGGAGGCTAACCTTCCTTTGTGGTCAAAGTCATTTAGTGCTGCCTGCGGTTGTCGACTCAGTAGGACTCAGCTCTTCCCACCTTgctcctccctgtccccctcctgaAGTTCCCTGATTGATCCATTGATTAGCCACCCATTGCTCCTGCTGGCTGGCTGTCTCAGCCTTGGAGATGGTATTGTGTGGAACTGtagatgttttgtttttttatctttatttaaaacTAGGCAgttcagttaagaacagattcttatttacaatgaaggcctaggaacagtgggttaactgccttattcaggggcagaacgacagatttttttaccttgtcagtttggggattcgaactagaaacctttcggttactggcccaacgctctaaccactaggctacctgccgcatgaGCAAGGTTTGACCCTTGCTCATGCTCCCTGGTGcttgtccccctccctcccctttcctctctcatCCACTTAAATTACATTTACTAGAGTGATTTATTGACGTTTATTTCAGTGCTGTAGTCAGCTGTATGTTCTCTCTatgggagaagggagaagtgCTTGACACTCCAAAGAAATGGACCCCTTATTTTTGCAATGGCAGCATTAGGGGAGGCAGCTCACTAACCAACCACGTGGgtgtgtctgggtctggttaGCCTTTTAACACTAAAATGCTGTGTTAGATTTCTATTGACAATATGAGAAAACCACCTCCATTGAATTACTGTCCAGTTTACACGGCTAAGCCTGTTACGGCAACATTGAAGCCATGTTAGTATGGTCACTGTGATGTCATTTTAACCCAACCTGTCCTCTCTGTTACAGGGCAGTAATGTGATGGAGGAACAGGACCTGAGGGAGATTGGCATCACTGACCCAGGACATCGGAGGAAGATCCTGCATGCAGCTCGGTCCCTGCCAAAGGTGAGCCTAGTCTCTCCAAACTCCTGACTTTAATGAGTTCCCCTACGGCCCCATGAAGTGGCTCTAGCGAGTGTCATCAGCCCTGACTACGTGGGGAGTGGAGTGATCAGTGTGTGACTGTCTCCCCCTGCAGGTGAAGGCCCTGGGCTGTGACGGCAGCATCTCTCTCACCTCCTGGCTGGACCTCCTGGGCCTGCAGGAGTACCTCCACAACTTCCTGTCCAGCGGATACCGCAGCCTCGACTGTGTCAAGAACCTGTGGGAGCTGGAGATTGTCAACGTGAGTGTGTCTCTCTGAAATCTACTTTGAGAGAGCACATTTTGAAATAGTCATTTCATTTTTAAATAGTAAATATGTTCAAATGGCAATATGCTCGATGAGTTACTGTGGACTTAACTTGAAATGTGTGTTGGGGTTTGTTCAGTGGTTAGGACTGTTTTGTATCTTCCAGGTACTGAAAatcaccctgctgggacaccgaAAACGCATCATCGCCTCGCTGGCAGAACGGCCCTATGAGGAACCTCCTGTCAAGCCCCCCCGCCTGTCCCAGATCAGGTGTCAGGACCTGGTATCCCAGACCTCCTCTCCCATCAGTCACATGGACTCCTACACGGGTCGTTCCATGGACCCCCTCCTGCCGTTGGGGGAGCCTGGGAGGAGGAAGGGGCCTGACCCAGCTTACGATGTGGACCCCCACCGGCCCCGCAGTGGAAGACACCGCTCACATGAGAGGTATGAGGAGCGGCATCGGGAGCCCCGTCTGACCCTGCGACCCCCCAGCCTGGCAGCCCCTTACACCCCTGTACAGAACTGGCACCACCAGCCTGAGAAGCTCATCTTTGAGTCCTGTGACTATGAAGCCAATGTAAGGGACTCACTAATGGCTTTCATTAATATATATGGTCTCCCACTCTATGTACTACTATATtcatgtttctctgtctctcactctcacactctctcactcaaaATCCAGTACCTGGGATCTATGCTCATTAAGGAGCTACGTGGGACAGAGTCCACCCAGGACGCCTGTGCCAAAATGAGGGTAGGTCACGCCTTTAACTACTGCTCTAGTCTCCTCATGTTTAGAGAGACATCATTCTCTATCTCTGCTGAAAGGACCCAGACtcatttcctcctctctctctctctctccctccctctctccctctctccctctctccctctctccctctctccctccctctctccctctctccatctctccctctctctctccctttctccatctctccctctctccctgtctccctctctctctctctctctctctctctctctctctccctccctctctccctctctctctctctctctctctctccctccctctctccctctctccctccctctctccctctctccatctctccctctctccctgtctccctctctctctctctctctctctctctctccctcccccagagGTCGACAGAGCAGATGAGGAAGGTCCCCACCATCGTCCTCTCCATCACATACAAAGGGGTGAAGTTCATTGACGCAGCCAATAAGGTTGGTTGGCTGGGTGCCCCTGACCATACGGCGATATCTGAAaactagacagacacacacacacacacacagacacacacacacacacacctgtcccagCCAGGGAGACTAGACACCAGGGGAGGAAGAGGCTGCCCAGCATCACATCTCACCTATCACATTGATCAagcctcaccctctccctccttcatacTAAATGTCACCCCTGTCTGTTAAGTGTGTCTGTTAAGTGTATCATAGACATGACCGATAGGCCTTTTTTGAGGGGTCACAAGGGTAGAAACTTCTGTGTCGCCATTGCAATTAAGAACATTTTGACATGTTCTTTCATAATGGAGATGTGAATGTGATATTTATTGATGTCTCTGtgactatacatacagtatactcaTTGTAGTGTCTTGTTGGACTCTCCTCCCATACAGAACATCATAGCTGAGCATGAGATCCGGAACATCTCGTGTGCGGCCCAGGACCCAGAGGATCTGTGCACGTTTGCCTACATCACCAAGGACCTGCAGACCAACCACCACTACTGCCATGTGTTCAGCACGGTGGACGTGGTGAGAATACATGCCTAGACAATCATCCCACTCTAACCCAATCACTCCAGCGTGCAGTGACGTGACTTGACTTCATTGTACGTTATACTATCGCATTCGTTTCAGAATATGTCCAAACTAAGACATGTTATTGCCACAGTACATATACAAATATCTTTCAGCTGTAGATGCAGGTCCATACAGAATGGTCTGtgatgtcctctcctctgtcctcatgtTGGATCCTTCCCAGACACCTTTTTTTAATCCTCAGAGGAGATGTGACTCTGATTGGCAGCATCTCTGTTATCTCTGTTATCTTTACTCTCTAGACCAGCTTATCTACCTGTGAGGTTTCACACTTCAGCAACGCTTGATTGCCTTTTTCCAACAGTCATGGCGCTATGTGGCCATCACTAAACTGCCAACCTCCACCACGCCGTTCCTCCTGAGAACTGATTATTTGTCTAATCCAGGGTTCCCCAATAGGCGGGCACCCATGTTTTCTGAgtgaatttttttggggggtactTTAACAAAAATGTTGGACATTAAGGactgtcccgtgtggctcagttggtagagcatggtgtttgcaacaccagggttgtgggttcgattcccacggggaccagtaaggagaaaaaaatgtatgcattcactactgtaagtcgctctggataagagggtctgctaaaatgaagaaaaaaaaagtgaaatcaccaggaattcagctcAAAGTGCTTTTAATTTAGAAAATCTGTCCctagtattcccacgcataaataGAGAGGCATATTTGATCatatgtaatcaaggtttgaagcATGTTCTGGCCACAAACCATCTGCTCAAGACAAAATTGGCCCGtgacggtgaccgtattaccgccacaccggtggtcacgggtcatgacggcagtcaaattccacataaacgtttagtcacagtaattaggcttctccaagctctgatgctgctgctagtcattagtagcctaccaaacttgctaaccgCCTGGTATTCAGCACTCTAtcgtccctctaatcactctgacatcaatgcaaatgaattcgaacatctaatcaaacacttcatgagagcccatgagctcatgttgtgcaacatttctataggctatgcaattgcatgagaaaacagagtgatggcctctattaaaaagaggaggatcccatcagctttccataggataggcctactatatttatttctcaactttcctaatattaagcatgTTTGGTtctatttacaacaggagtatagcccaccaggctggcatgaaaatgaaccatgggaaaagcaTTGTCcttttgctatttaagtgcatagattacatgtattttttcccagttctgtttcgagacaggtgcatgataatggtccattctaaatcaaaccAAATTTCACACGTATATTATtcagtatatgtaaagacaagattaaattaagaatagtctgatgagtgacaatattagcctatcacttgtgaattatatattatcacttgtgaatgatgccaagCTTAAGGCAATAAACAGTGAATCCTGTGCAAagaacaaagcagagctcatgccttttttcaaatcataatgccacggaattctaagcaaatcttatctgctaaatgaactagtgtagcccacagccatttggcatagccagatcaggacctaacataaggacaattcACCTTTCTGAGAGGTCTGCTGTTGGCCCTGTGGCTTGTGTTGTACTCAATAGGGCTGTGAACTGAATGGCCTCAGGGGTAATGCAGCAGGCTGATGACTATCTGAGATGAGGTGAGGTGGGGGGGTGTAATAGCCGGAGATGTGATCAGAGCTTTTAAACAGTATTGACCAGGCTGCTATCGGACGCCACAGGCTCATTTTTCACCAGCCCACACAATGGGACGGATCCCAGATCAAAggaaataaacaaagagaaagtTCCTCGGAGACAGAGACTAATAATCAGCCTTCTGTTTTTCTCAAGCTGGAGTTATTTTGTTACTTAACTTTACAAGAATATGTTTAACAGAGCCAATCAGGTGGTGTCTCACTGGACTGGGTTGAGCTTCCCATGGTGCTGTATGTGTCAGCGACAAAGAGTATCAGAGGAAGCCATTAAAATCCATCTTTCTCAATGCAAAACAAATCCAGGGCTTTTTGGGTGAACAAATAAATACACACATGGACCCCACCCAATGTGTTTGTCTCTGGTCCCAAGTGCATGTTCACCTTCAGCTGCACCTTTCCACTATGTAGAATCTGACTGTTTTAATGTGGTGCAGCTCCAGCCTCAGTGGGTTGCAGTAGCATGTGTTTGCAGTCAGGGGGGAACTGCTTGCTCTCTCACTACACTTCCTCTCTACCTGACTGCTTTCTCTGCCATTGAGTTAAGTCTGTTTACAAAGTTGCACAGGAAAATCAACTTTAGAGTAAAGTATTCGATGCCATTGTATGACTGAGCATCTCTCCTGGGTCTTTGGAGGAGACTGAGCCGAGCTGAGATTGTGGCTTGTTGTCTCATCCACTCAATGTGTATGCTTTTAAATACTGTACATACTTAGCCCCTGACTTGTCTTACCTAGGAATTATAGATGCACCGTATGCCTGTGTTTACTTTCATAATGACTAAGACTCAGTCTGCTGTAGAGTGATGCAGCAGCATTATATTCAggaccatgtctgtctgtctgttgacaTGTAACTtaacatagcaggtgtaaaagaaacacccGAGCGAGGTCCCCACATCCATTTTTCAGGGGAAAAGGAAGCTAGGTTGAACATACTGTATCCCTGAGAACCGGATGTTTCTGCTTTCCCCCAACCCTACTGAGGAGTAGAATACTGAGCAggattctctctcctccccctctggtAGAACCTGACCTATGAGATTATCCTGACACTGGGACAAGCTTTTGAGGTGGCCTATCAGCTGGCTCTCCAGGCCCAGAGGACCAAACAGCACCAGGGCATCCCAGCAGGACCTGGGACAGAGGTCATCGAGACCAAATCCAGCCGGCCCGTTCCTAAACCACGGGGCAGCGTAAGAAAATTAGGGGTGAGTTTGTCACAcgcaaacatttacattttattaatttagcaggcgctcttatccagagcaacttacaggagcaattaggcttaagtgccttgctcaagggcacatcggccgatttttcacctagtcgccTCGGGATTCGAACCAGTAACCTTTCGGTAACTGGCCCCACGctcataaccgctaggctacctgccaacacacgcacacacaattctCTCATTgtgaatacattgtgaaaatctGCCAGTAGCAACACTCCATTAGCATTAAAACATTAACGGATGGAATGCTACTTAATGATAATGTTACGATCACACAGCTGGGAACATTCATTAGATATAACAACCAGAATGTGTGTTCGCACACAATCTCATCCCGCCTTTAATGGGAATGGTGTGATTTTTGCTTGGCATGAAAACCACACAAAGACAGTTATGTAGTGATGTTATTGTAGTGGAGCGGGGGATGATTCACCACAGCATGGGCACATCACTCCCATCCCTCTCATCGGTACACACACCTGAAATCACACAAACATCTCATGTCCCCCACTAACCAGGGTCTTGTAAGAATCTGtccctacctcctccctgtccctctctgtctctctctctgtatctctctctctcttttctctctctctctcttttctctctctctcgttgtccaTTCACTTCCTggctgtcctgtctctctctcgttgtccATTCACTTCCTggctgtcctgtctctctctcgttgtccATTCACTTCCtggctgtcctgtctgtctctcgttGTCCATTCACTTCCtggctgtcctgtctgtctctcccaggGCTCTCCTCCCCAGCTGGACACTCACTCCTGCTGTTACTGTCACACCTGCACCATCCACCATCCCTCCTTTCTTCCGCTGCACCACTCTGCCAGCCCTGCCGCCCAGGTgctgctctttctccctctctctcatcctttctctctctctgcatccttCTATCATCTACCCTTTCTATATAATGTTACCGCTTTGGCTTGATTCCCCCCCCAATCACCAATACAGTTTTCACATTTTCTCTCCTCACCTTCAATCCATCCACATTACTCATTTATCTCTCCTCTTCACACCTAATTTTCTCTGTTTTTGTCTCAACGGGGTTCCCAACCTGGAATCACATTATTCTTTTTTCTTTCAAAAGATGACATTTTGAAACACCATCAACTCTGTTGATTACTGTGTTGTTCTTTACTAGACCCCTTGATAGTTGTAAGACCCTTGGGAGCCCCCTAGTGGTATGAACATTCCAGGTTGGTAATCACACTTTTGATTTGGTGATGATGATGTGCTATAGCTTTTCCCTCAGGGGTTCTTCTGTTCATATTTTCTTAATCACACTTAGTACAATGAGTCATCATTTCCTCTGATGATTTCTCTGATTTCACAACGCTTTCAGGGAGAGGAAATGATCATCTCAGAATGACTAACGTAGCTCAGCACACCGATTTTTCATTTGTTGGCTCTCTCACCCTAAATCTGACTTGTATCCTGTCTGACCCCCCTCTGTGTCCCCTACCCCTACAGGTGGACCCGTTGGAGCTGGTGGGGGATTCCCAGTCCCAGGGTAGTGCCACGTGGCTGGTGGACCCCGTCCCCAAGGACTCCAAGAAGACCATCAGCACTAAGTACGAGACCACCATATTCTGAGTAGACCtgcctcctcacctcacctctcctgaCCTTTTACCTTGGATCTGACCTCCTAATCTACTgtacctttcctcctctccttctccttctgtgTGCCTTTCAATGTGACTCTGCCTGTCTCCGCTCCAGGCCTGACCCctgctctcctgtctccctccacctcctttcCTCTGCCACTGTTGGACCCTGCTGTCTGAGAAGttcaaccccccccacccccctccctacCCAACTTAGTCTACCACGTCTACCTTCTGCTCTCCTCGCCACTGTGCTGTCTCCCCCCAACCACAGCTCTGACTGTGGGGACTAACTGTTACTGGACCGCTCTCCTAACTGGAACACGTACCTCTTGCTTCCCTCTAATTAATAAGTCCTGCCAACTACTGGGCCCTGAATCCTTCCAACCTCCTCTATGATTGTGAAGCAATCATCAACCGTTCCCCAGGCATTTACTGTAGTTCCTCTTACCTTTGTGACCAAGAAGCATGAGACCTTATCCTTCTACAACCTTCCCTCTGTTTCGTTTTCTCATGAACCCTGTGCTTCCTCACATTCACATTGGCACTGCATTAGCCCTGCTTTCAATTTTGTAATGTATGGTGCTGTTATTTGTAGCATTTACCAATGCTAGTAGGCTCAGTGGCATTATCTGACCGATCCAGTATAGTAGCTGTGAAGTGTGTAATCCACAAGTCACTGACTAAGTTTGTTCAGTGGTAGCGATCTCCATTCTACCTACAGTACCTTCCCACTTCTCACCACTCTAATTTACCTCTTACTCACAAACTACTATCCCCCAAACTCTCTTAGAACAATCCTTCATTTTTCCTTCAATATATCCCTCCTTTGTTTTTCATTCATTTTACTCATCAATCTTGTTTTCTCCTCTGGGTGCTTTTCCTGCTCTACCAGGCGACGGCCACTGTGAGATGCTCTTGAAGAACTTTCCCTCCTTGTTTTCTGAACAATAATCTCCTGACTCCAGTGCTCAGAAAAAAATTAATGATTCTCTACAGCCAAGGATCAACTACCTGGATGAACATTGTTTTCTAGAAGAATCTGTAAGAGACCGGCTGTTCCATTGTTCTAACTCTACACACATTAGTAGGAACATTGCCTGTTTCCCTGCAAGGGGATGGATGACAACCTTGTTGCACAGGACTAAACCCTAAACCCATCCCCCCCTGGGATTGGTCCATTTGGTTTAACAGGGGGAAGGGCACGTACATGCGTGTCCTGTCAGACTGATTTACACTCTTTGTGTGGGTTTACCGGAAACTGTCTGGGGAAAACTGTCCCTCTGTGTCAGGCTGCCAAAGGAGGCTAGGGTCCAGCTCTGTGATAGGAGATCTCTATTGGGAACTAATGGAGTTAACATTGACGGGGCCTTTTGTTAGGGAACGACAGTGGACAGGATAGGACACAGAGGCTCACACAGAATATAGTGTCCTACGTAGAGGTGCTTACTGTTATAGACGGACAGCCTAGTGGGACATCTATTTGAGCATGCCTTTCTCTGTTTATGACTGAGATGACTTTGATTTAATATCTAGTGCAATCCTAATTTGGAGTGTCATGAGCACTTTTTGTGAGTGCTTGGATGCTGGGGAAATATTGTGTGCATCCAAGATGATATGAAGAGAAATTGAATTGACTGTTCATTTAATAGAGTAGGAACCAAAGAGATGCCGAAATGGGTGAATTCTGCTCTAGCCACCCGTAATAGACCTGGGTGATGGTCTTAGGGTAATAACTCAGCCTAGCTGGTACATCAGTCAATATAGAGCTGATTAGTGCCAGTAACCTTAATGACGAGGAAGAGAGCTCATCATATCTctcagtggagaggagaggttataTGAAGtacgtaaaaaaaaaatatatatatatatatataccattgTTCACAATCCAAGCATGTCTTAATGGACTGAAAGAGGAAGGCATTAGGTTGGCAAGGCACTGATTCTACATATAGACATAATAAAAGTACATCATTACTTACTGTTGGTGTGCTAGGTTCAGTGCATTAAGTGTTCAAATCACTGTTCACATCCATCTAAAATTCAAACTCATCGCCATATTCCAAGTAGTGTTAAGACCCAATCAACCCACTGTTGAAACTTAAACCCAGCTTTAAACCCAGCTTTCCTTTCCTTCTTCTCCTTTTCAGAACTCATGCCTTGATGTTCATGTTGTCATTAAtggatgtctgtctgtgtttgattTAGAATCCACGCTGCCTCAGTCAATATTCAGTGCTAACATTGAAGCGGCAGTTGATCATTATCTAGAAAAATCCATCATTTTTATATCTTCTCCATTTAGTTTTCAGTTGGCTCCGTCATGtttatacattattttaaccccagtgctgtgttggtgtgtatctCCCTTCCATGTAGCTGACTACCATGACCAGACACCCAGCCAGAGTGAGAGATCAGGGGTGCCCAGACAAATGGTATTTTGTTGTGGGGCAGGATGCCCTTTTGGAATCAAGAGAAAGGCCAGGCCCACTTTCCATGCACCCCTCCACCCACTGGGGGTTGTGCTTGCATACACCAGGAAGGCCCTACCTGCTCTCTGCCGCCCCCggccctctcctcatcctccactTCTTCAGCTCCAGGGGTCAGCTCtgtagcagacagacaggaagtcaGCTATTGGCTTCTTCCACCCTGTCCTGTCCTTTGAGCACTGTGACTGACTGCCCCCAGGCAGTAAACCGAATCAACCAACACCCTCACTGCATCCACTTACATATACTGAACAATGGACTCAATATGTCAAAACTTGGTCAGTTATCTAGAGATCACAAAGGTGGGTGTTTGTTTGGTACGTGTCCCTCTTTCATTGTGAAGCACTCAACTTCAACATCCCACCTTGGTACAACATGGTACACATGGTACAAATTAAACATAAACATGGTACAAATTAAGCATGTTTATCCTTTACAGGCCTGCGAATGctgttcagacagacagtgtatTCTATTTATGGGTACGAGAGTGACAAGTtctcagttgttgttttttgccaGACATTTTGTGACTTGTTTATCCATTCCATGAGAGGTGAAGATGGTTGCCTCCTCTAGATTGGTGCCTCAAACAACTCCTCCTCAGAGAGGCCTTTCCCATACACTTAAATGTGTCTTCACTGAGGACTACGCTAAGCTACTCTTTACTCTGACAGTGATAGTAATCAACATAAATTATAGATTTTTGAGCAGAGAAAATCGAGATCCTACCTGACTATTTCAATGCAATACCTATGGGAAATGAGAGCTACATTTGGGAAGAATTGGGTAAAATGATTACAATGTGAGATGCAGCAGTACACTCACAGACTCTCTCCTGTCCATCCATCCAAGCACCAGGTCAGCGACATCAAAGCATCTCTTCCTTATTTTCATTTCCTCATTCATAACATACAGAACTGTGATAAATAATGGAATAGTGTGCGGGAGGAATTTTGGACGGCTGTTAAACTGACACTACAGATCATATTTAAACAGGGTGAATGGCTTTTATttgataaaaataataataatgtattgtcTTTTTGTACGTTTTAACTGTCCTGATGCTGGATACTATATGACCAGGCTGGTGTTAGGAGATAGTCCTACTGATTGCATTTTATTCCCCCTCACTTTATTTCTGAATTAATTTTGAACTAGTCAAACCACAAAACCAGTCATGTAAGATTTTAGGTACAATAATGTACCAAGCATTTTCTCCCCATGCGCTATCTCTCCTGGTACTTAGACTGTTTTGGGTACTCTGT
Encoded proteins:
- the anks1aa gene encoding ankyrin repeat and SAM domain-containing protein 1A isoform X6 produces the protein MATMKPAFIEKIMTLIGAGIDFSRDQQYATPGGAAGRLLDQPVGDWLEHVGLPQYESKLLLNGFDDLHYMGSNVMEEQDLREIGITDPGHRRKILHAARSLPKVKALGCDGSISLTSWLDLLGLQEYLHNFLSSGYRSLDCVKNLWELEIVNVLKITLLGHRKRIIASLAERPYEEPPVKPPRLSQIRCQDLVSQTSSPISHMDSYTGRSMDPLLPLGEPGRRKGPDPAYDVDPHRPRSGRHRSHERYEERHREPRLTLRPPSLAAPYTPVQNWHHQPEKLIFESCDYEANYLGSMLIKELRGTESTQDACAKMRRSTEQMRKVPTIVLSITYKGVKFIDAANKNIIAEHEIRNISCAAQDPEDLCTFAYITKDLQTNHHYCHVFSTVDVNLTYEIILTLGQAFEVAYQLALQAQRTKQHQGIPAGPGTEVIETKSSRPVPKPRGSVRKLGGSPPQLDTHSCCYCHTCTIHHPSFLPLHHSASPAAQVLLFLPLSHPFSLSASFYHLPFLYNVTALA